In Cicer arietinum cultivar CDC Frontier isolate Library 1 chromosome 7, Cicar.CDCFrontier_v2.0, whole genome shotgun sequence, the genomic window CATTTCTCTCAAACAAGTATTGAGAAatttcaagatcccaaacatttttatcatacacatcatttgtaactcaagtctatcttttatgttagattgagtgtgtttgtaaaaatcctttcaaggctgaaaggtgattgtaaaaatgaTTTCTAAGTTGAAAAGTGAAGATtataacagatcaaggttgatctggactggtggtgtaaaaagcaagaacattcttcgtgtTGAACACTTGGtaaaaaatctcacggttgtgaggactggacgtaacctgGATTGGGGGAACCAGAATATATCtctgtgtgatatctcttcctttatctctatttatttctagtcttttgattatcaaattaaatagataaattaaattttgtttttttcactaaccaaaaacgttctccattttctattttcataaccaacattaatcttgagttaaattctttatgttttaacaagaaattttaaaaaggtgaaatcacaattcaaatctccatttttttgtgattgacattgctactttaGTACAACCTCCATTAAAGAAAATTAtgggaaagaaaaagaaaaagaaaagaaatgatCGGAATAAAGATTCGATCAGTGGCTATAAACTAAAGAGATCTGATAATGAGTGGACATGCTCTAATTGTGGTGGGGAATGACATGACAATAGTGTGTCTATTATACCAAACCCACAAAGAGAGATAGAAACACAAGCAGAGATCCCTCAATCAAAATCTATCATTACTAAAGAGCAACAACAATCCCAAGATCAATACACTAATTTTACAATCACTAGTCTGATATGTCTAGTTTACTTTGTGACCAATCTCTATGTCAATAATTGTTTTACTTTGTGGGGCAATTTGGTTTTAGTTAGAGAACATTTTGCTTGTAAGTTATTCAAATCATGGAGAAGTAAATTTTAGTGAGATTTTTGCTAACGAGTTAGAAAATTTAGCATGTAAGTTGTctaattgtttaaaattttgtagGAAATCATTGATGGACATGGAAATAGACCACCATCCATCAGAGGACCAACACCATTCAAAGAACCCACACCTTCTCCACAACCTTTCAGAGGACTAACATCATTTAGAGGAATTCTAATTTCAACTCCTAGACAACAACCTCAAGACCAATGTTTCATGTATTTCAAATTTAAGGAGAAGAAGTTATTTGGGTGGTACAATTTaagaatttgataaattttttttttttgttgataatttaGGAATTTAAGAATTTGGAGAATAAATTAATAGAGAAAAAGAATTAGTCATTAGTCTCTTTGATGTTTCTATTTAATGTCAAAAAATTTCCTATGACATGACATCAAATTTATGTGTCACAGTATCACTTAATATATCCAAAGAGGggcaaatttagaattttggATCATGTGAGAATACagtgaaagagaagatttccctaaataaatttaattgggCTTACATAAAGCCCAAAAAACTTGGCCCACAAGAAGAGAAACTCTTGGACCATCACCGAAACCTGAAGCTCGCAAACCGCGTTCATGGCGGAACTTCTGTAGTGTACTGTATACACATCACTCATAGCGAGTTCCCAACTTCGCAAGCAACGATGGCTCTCGCTTCAACAGCGACCTTCGCTCTCtctcttcttctctttcttccGATTCTATCATCGGCAATattagaaaaagaagaagaagaattttcCGAGGAGTTGCTATTGAAACCCTTACCCGATCGTAAAGTGCTTGCGCATTTTCACTTCCAAACCGAAGCTTCTATGTCTGAAGATTCCTTCGCTCGTCACCATCATCTCTTCCCTAAATCTATTTCTCAGCTGGTGTGTGTGCGCGCTTTAcacttttcaattttcttttattcatttattttcgatttttaagttatttgttGGAATGTCTCACTTGAATTTGGATTCAATTGATTGAAGTTGTTTTAATATTTCCTAGATGTTGTGATATTTATGTAGTTTAAACTTAATGTTGCTTATGATTCTTTAAAGTTTTACTTTCACAGTGTGTTTTGTTCTGACAAAAATTgttttgaatgaattgattCTGTAAATTTGATATTGACTTATAGTTAGTTGAAACTGACTTATGTTTAGATACATTCATGTGAAAGTGAGTTGAGGATAAATCTAAGACTAAATGCCAATTCTAGAGTAAAAAACTACAAAGTCTAGCTTTTAAGTCCTAATCAATTTTGGAGGTAAAATCAATTCAACGCGATAACAACCAAACATGTCAATTAATTCTAGACTGATATTGACTTATGATCCCCGTATCTATTTGTATATCTAGTAACTATTTCAACTATCTACAACTGCCTAATCCCGGCATTTACTGTTGCTGACTGTTATTTCTGTTACTCACTGCTTTAAGTCCTATTGAGGTATTTAATACATGTTTCCTTAATTGGTAAGTCTTGTATATATGAATGACCATTTGATGAAGAGAGTTGAGTGTCTAGCATCATTGAGGTGAAGTTGTCTTGGCTTTTCCCTGAGCATCAGTCTGCTTGTTAGATCATATCTGATACAATCTACTTTTAAGATATATGATTACAAATGGAAGATGTAAGTGTAACTGTAACTGGATAAAGCATGGGGCGATCATTGTAAACTGAATTGGCCATCTAAGTATTTGTACTTTTAGTTTAGAGATGAATATCGTTTATCCCTAAAATAATTGGTTGGTTTCAGTTCAGAGCAAATCCGTTACTTGGCACCAGATGCTATCGGGCCTTCCGggttttataaattaatattttaattttgcttGCTTAtgatttagtatatattatgtttttgtGTTGTTCCTGCGACTTGTAGAAGcaaatttgttaattttgttatattctGTCTTCTCGGAATTGTTTTCCTGAATATACTAATTAACATGTGGATTAGTGTTGGATGGACAGGTTAAGAAATTTCACATTAAAGCAATGGAGTTATCCTTCACTCAAGGTCGATGGAACTATGAAAGATGGGGTGGATTTGATCCAATATCAAGCCAAAATGCAAAGCCTCCTGGAGTTGAATTGTGGGCAGTCTTTGATGTCCCACAACATCAGGTTGACGCTTCTTGGAAAAATTTAACTCATTCTCTGTCAGGTCTATTCTGCGCTTCAATAAACTTCCTAGAGTCTTCTAGCTCTTATTCTGCTCCTAAATGGGCATTTCAGTCAGCCTTAGGTCGTTTAAGATATGGCACACTGCCGCGTGAAGCTGTATGCACAGAGAATCTAACTCCCTGGTTGAAACTCCTTCCTTGTCGAGATAAAGCTGGACTTTCGGCCTTAATGGATAGACCGTCTATTTACAGAAGCTTTTATCATTCACAGCGATTGCACTTGACAGCATCAAGAACTGTTGCTGATGGGTTGGATTCAGGAATTATTCTAGAACAAGCGCTTACAGTTGTTCTTGAGCCTAATATTCAGAGAGCTGGCATGAGCTATCCAAGTGAAACAAAGATTCAACCAAGCTGGTCTCTGAGTTCAATATTTGGACGAAAAATAAATGGAAGATGTGTTCTTGCCAAGTCGAGTAATGTTTACCTTCAAGTTGAAAGGGGTCTAGTTACTAAACTTGAAGAGCTCCAGGAGAATACTGCTGCATATGCTTCTAATGACATAGGTACAGATGATTTGAGGTGGAATCTTGGCTTTGACTTAACTGTTACCCCAGACAGGGTCCATAGAGAGCTGGAAAAAAACTCAGTTCTGTATGAATATTCAATCAATGGGTACAAAGACACCGAACAGTTTGATTTAGGCCTAACTTGGAAGCATCCAGTTGTTTGGTCCAGTTCACACGCACCTTTATATGCCAGTAGATTTTTAATGGGAAGTGGAAATGAAAGGGGTTCGATTGCAATATCCTTGAAATCTACGGATTTGACTAAGGGCTTCGTTGCAGCCAGTGATCTTGAAGAGAGGTGTAAGTTACAAGTTAATGTTCTCCAAATTGTGCCTTGGTATATTAAGGTATATTACCACACCTTACAATTATTAGTAGATGAAAAGCCTCAAGTAGTCACAGACTTTGTTGAGAGAATGAGTGTTTCACCTTCTGAAGACAAAGTATCACTAGGGATGATGGAGCTGATCCTCATGCTTCCTTGTGACATTAAATCTGCTGtattaaatatagagtttgatAAGGTTTGCTcaaattcttattttcttttgtatttctttttcttctggATATTTACCTCACTTTTTGTTAGATTAACAAACTCCTTTAAGTTAATGTTATCAAACAACTGCAGAAATCTTAATTCAAAGATCATTACGAACTAAATAAATAAGACTGCTAATGTTATGATAGGAAAGTAGGAGGTATCATGAAATATCAATTTGGCATACATATATGTCCTTCTGAGTTCTTCAAAGTTGGGGAAAAGTGAGTCAAGCTAGACAAGAATATGCTCAGTCCAAACTTGGCTTGTTAAGGAAATATATTTTTCAGGATTCATCTACtcatttaattaagtttaagaGTTTAGTATATTTGTATAAATAAGGATCAGTTCTTTGTCTGTTTTAGTAACATCTTTATACCTGAAATACTATTTCTATAATTTCAGCAATTTGTAATTATCCAAAGGTTCTACTGAGTTTGACAGAAATGACTTAGAACAACTGGGAACTCTGCTTAGGAATATCATTTGTAAATGTGTAAGATGTTTTGTTGGAGTCTAGAGAATGGATCTACATTGGTACTAAATCTTCACTATCCATGGGACTAGTATAAACGGGGGAGGTCTCGATTGGCCAAGACATTGAGTGATAAAGAGTTTGTAAGCAACATAGAGATTTTGTAAAGCACCCATGATACAGGTTTCTTTCTATAAACTTGGTTCTTGCCTTCTTACTTTCCTAGTCACTCTCTTGAGTGTGAGTTTGAGTGAGACTGACTTTGTTTAGGGCCAAGTGCTAACACGGTTTTATAGAGCGGGTTACCTGTTTATTTTTTCCAATCTGGGAACAGAACTGTAGAATCACATTAATCAGTAGTTGTTGGACTAATCCCTCTAGGATGAAGAGTACTAATTATGGGGCAACTCCTCTCCCCGAACATATGCAACTCTGTTTCTGTCACTAGGATTCAAGCCCTGGACATATGGTTAAAAGACTCAAGCTACTAGCCACTCAGACCACACTTTCTATTAAAAGTCCTTTCCGAACACCCTGTCAGTTAGCCCAAATTTAACATGAATATTGGTATTTGTCATCGCAGCATAAAATGTGataatcatttttcttttatacatATATGGCAATAATAGCTGATGGTAGCTATATATGTTCACTACAAACTCATCGATGAAGGGTGAATGAAATATTGGTTGGGTTTTTGACATGCTTTTGCCGGTCTTTGTAGGGTTTCTTGCACATTGATGAATACCCTCCAGATGCTAATCAAGGATTTGATATCCCATCAGCAATAATAAGCTTTCCTGATTTTGATGCTGGTTTGCAATTTTCTAACAACTCTATAAGCAACTCACCGATGCTGTCTAAATTACAGGTTATTATTTGTATCTGCAATCATGTTTTGCTCATAACTCCATTATATAGGATTACTGTCATACATAACtgtttgtattattattaatgcaGGAAAACAGACCCGTTCTTTCATATACAGAAGTTTTGCTTGTACCCTTGACAACTCCTGATTTCAGTATGCCTTACAACGTCATCACAATTACATGCACAATTTTTGCATTGTATTTTGGATCTTTGCTAAATGTACTCCGAAGACGTGTTGGAGAGGAGGAAAGACTTTTGAAAAACAAAGGTAACTCTCTCGACTCTTGTATGTATCGCGGGACACAACTAATTTATATTGTGTATAATAATAAGTAGCGTTTTATACATGTTAGGACAAGACAAAACATATGTTCTGCTTAATGCTTGAAGCTTATTAAAAGTAGACTAGAATTATGCCTAGGGTTACAATTTACAAAGAAATACATTATGTTTCGAATAAAACTGTGGAAAAAAACATAATCCCAATATGTCGGAGTTCCTAAAGCATCCTTCGATCGCGACATGTATCTCTGCTCCCACCCCCAGCATCCTTCCTTTTGTTTttgtattcttattttttatagtgAATGGCGTAAGCTGCATAGCTTTAGTTTCCACAACTTTTTATTCATTCTCAGTTTCTGATATCTTGTATTTTTCTACTTGTAGATGCAAACAAAGTTGCGTTCCTTCGTCGAATACTAAATAAATTGCCTGCAAGGCTTAGGGGGCGATCATCAGAATCCACTCAACCAGAACAACAATCATCATCATCCTTCATTAATCCAATATTGATTCTTAAAGTACTATTGGTTGCAGGAATAGCTGTTGTATGGCAATACTACTCAAAATGATACCATCCAATTTGATAGTGTTAGTTGTGTATTATATTCTGATCAAGAACTAATTATGTACAATATAGCTTTACTTCCACTGTGTAATGTGTTTGCATTCATGCCTGTTTTAATTGATCGGAATCACACATGATTACAGTTAACGCGTGTAAACCAACAAACTGGTTCTAAACAAGTTTTGGTACATCTTAATTACTATTAATAGAAATTGCAACTTTTGACTTAATTTCCTGAGGCACCTCAAAATCTATGATTTCTTTGACATTTCAATAGTACATAATACAAAAGGTTTAAGAGCGTGCAAAGGACATGTAAAAAATCtatacttctatttttttttcctaagtGAGATTTTATCTAATCCTTTTGTAATTAGCTGCTACAATTGTGTCATCTTCTCTGAATCGCTTCAGATTCTTACTCGTGACACTACATGTAAACTGGCTGTGTGAAATGCCTGACTTGTCTTCGTTTATTTTTGACTTCTTGAATTGGTTGACATCTTCAAATTGTTGCTTTCTCTTGCAGTTTAGGCCATTCAGAATCTCAccttttggaaagaaaaaaaaaagcaaaagaaaaatataaaacaaaatataagttaaaaacaatttaaaatatattttcattttatactcAACCTGACtcattttaaatgtatttttctctgtcttatattatttatcattttacaatatcaatacaacattaattacttttttttttttactgatatactcttattttattatatctcaattcatcaaatttattaataaggatattttagtaaatgaaactcattatcattataatcaacaaaactaattattttattaaaaattgtgcctaactcaaatcaaacaattGAAATACCAATTGAATACTGACTGAAAAGTTATACTCACCAATTGGAACATTAATTCTTTTTTACTTAAGGGAACATTAATTCAAATACCAATTGTAACAATCTTCACAAATAACATAAGAAATATACCTGATTTGCTCTCTCTCAACTTTTTATTCTTCAACAAGTTGATATCGTCAAGTTCATTCCCTCTACAGCTACCAGCATACTCACTTTCTATCACCTTGCAAATCCCATTTTGAAAATCTTGTGACTCATGTCCTCCTGCAAAAGCACATGCAGCTGTCCAAATTGATTGATATaactaaatatcattttttttgtctaaaaaataaataaaaattgaattttgaccTAACTCAACCTCAAAAGTTAGCTAATGGGTGAGTGTTACCTTGCCTCATTATAACCATTATTCACTAAGATAGTTTCTAATGTCATCTTAGAATCTAGGTTTCTGGTAAATTATAGCCATTCACTTAACTAATCAAAATTATACCTTCAATTGTTTCAAGATTAAACACTCATAATCTTTAGATGTGTCAAATGTAGTTATAACAATAATCGaatgtattaaaattacaaaagataccctttttcttttcttagtGAGTTTGGTCTAAAATGTGCTCTTCTTTAGTCAGTTTagttcataaaattattaaaaacaacACATATAGGGATGTTTCAATGAGTAACTATATCCACCAATTGccacaaaattttaaagaaaaagtaaaaccaACAAAACAATAAGAAAGAAGAGTTAACAAACATACGCTTGTTCCCAACTTTGGCAGTGACAAGAAGAGCATCATGGTAATCTTTTCCAGTAgacaaacctttagaagagaaGAAAGAGAGAAGAGAGTTCCAAGTAACAGAGGAAGAAATTAGGTCAACCCCTCTACTTATAAAGTAACCATTCAACCTCAACGTTGATGGGTCTAACCCAAAATTTCTAGCTATGGAACCAAGGTCGatttttttatcatcataagtaataaattgaattatttttgaatttgagaGTGAAGGGCATGACATTAACAGCTTTAATTCTCTGCCTCTCTTTCCTAACAATGACATGTTTTCAAGAAACCAATGACAGCATAAAAATC contains:
- the LOC101498331 gene encoding uncharacterized protein isoform X1 produces the protein MALASTATFALSLLLFLPILSSAILEKEEEEFSEELLLKPLPDRKVLAHFHFQTEASMSEDSFARHHHLFPKSISQLVKKFHIKAMELSFTQGRWNYERWGGFDPISSQNAKPPGVELWAVFDVPQHQVDASWKNLTHSLSGLFCASINFLESSSSYSAPKWAFQSALGRLRYGTLPREAVCTENLTPWLKLLPCRDKAGLSALMDRPSIYRSFYHSQRLHLTASRTVADGLDSGIILEQALTVVLEPNIQRAGMSYPSETKIQPSWSLSSIFGRKINGRCVLAKSSNVYLQVERGLVTKLEELQENTAAYASNDIGTDDLRWNLGFDLTVTPDRVHRELEKNSVLYEYSINGYKDTEQFDLGLTWKHPVVWSSSHAPLYASRFLMGSGNERGSIAISLKSTDLTKGFVAASDLEERCKLQVNVLQIVPWYIKVYYHTLQLLVDEKPQVVTDFVERMSVSPSEDKVSLGMMELILMLPCDIKSAVLNIEFDKGFLHIDEYPPDANQGFDIPSAIISFPDFDAGLQFSNNSISNSPMLSKLQENRPVLSYTEVLLVPLTTPDFSMPYNVITITCTIFALYFGSLLNVLRRRVGEEERLLKNKDANKVAFLRRILNKLPARLRGRSSESTQPEQQSSSSFINPILILKVLLVAGIAVVWQYYSK
- the LOC101498331 gene encoding uncharacterized protein isoform X2 — protein: MELSFTQGRWNYERWGGFDPISSQNAKPPGVELWAVFDVPQHQVDASWKNLTHSLSGLFCASINFLESSSSYSAPKWAFQSALGRLRYGTLPREAVCTENLTPWLKLLPCRDKAGLSALMDRPSIYRSFYHSQRLHLTASRTVADGLDSGIILEQALTVVLEPNIQRAGMSYPSETKIQPSWSLSSIFGRKINGRCVLAKSSNVYLQVERGLVTKLEELQENTAAYASNDIGTDDLRWNLGFDLTVTPDRVHRELEKNSVLYEYSINGYKDTEQFDLGLTWKHPVVWSSSHAPLYASRFLMGSGNERGSIAISLKSTDLTKGFVAASDLEERCKLQVNVLQIVPWYIKVYYHTLQLLVDEKPQVVTDFVERMSVSPSEDKVSLGMMELILMLPCDIKSAVLNIEFDKGFLHIDEYPPDANQGFDIPSAIISFPDFDAGLQFSNNSISNSPMLSKLQENRPVLSYTEVLLVPLTTPDFSMPYNVITITCTIFALYFGSLLNVLRRRVGEEERLLKNKDANKVAFLRRILNKLPARLRGRSSESTQPEQQSSSSFINPILILKVLLVAGIAVVWQYYSK
- the LOC101497805 gene encoding uncharacterized protein isoform X1 translates to MSLLGKRGRELKLLMSCPSLSNSKIIQFITYDDKKIDLGSIARNFGLDPSTLRLNGYFISRGVDLISSSVTWNSLLSFFSSKGLSTGKDYHDALLVTAKVGNKPACAFAGGHESQDFQNGICKVIESEYAGSCRGNELDDINLLKNKKLRESKSGEILNGLNCKRKQQFEDVNQFKKSKINEDKSGISHSQFTCSVTSKNLKRFREDDTIVAANYKRIR
- the LOC101497805 gene encoding uncharacterized protein isoform X2; this encodes MSLLGKRGRELKLLMSCPSLSNSKIIQFITYDDKKIDLGSIARNFGLDPSTLRLNGYFISRGVDLISSSVTWNSLLSFFSSKGLSTGKDYHDALLVTAKVGNKRGHESQDFQNGICKVIESEYAGSCRGNELDDINLLKNKKLRESKSGEILNGLNCKRKQQFEDVNQFKKSKINEDKSGISHSQFTCSVTSKNLKRFREDDTIVAANYKRIR